The following nucleotide sequence is from Thermodesulfobacteriota bacterium.
TGCTCCTTGACCGGGTGGAAGACCTGGCTGCCGAGCGGGAGCGCTATCTGCCCCTGGTTTGCGAGCTGTCCTTGAAGCACGATACCGTGCTGTCCATCATCCCCATGGCGCAATCCGTTTTTGAGACCCGGGAGAGTCCGCTGGTGCTCAACGTGAGACGGGAAGGGGTCCCCGTATGACGAAGGAGGTCCGGGAGCTCCTGGAGAAGGCCGAGCAGAGCCTCGGGGCGGCGCAGATCCTGCTGGCCCAAGGCTATGCGGATTTCGCCGCCGGCCGTGCCTACTACGCCATGTTCTACGCCGCGGAAGCTCGGTTGCTGGCCATGGGTCTGGCGTATTCCAAGCACTCGGCGGTTATTGCCGCTTTCGGGCGGGAGCTGGTCAAATCGGGGCGGGTGGACGCCCGCCTCCACCGGGTCCTGCTTCGTGCTTTCGATCTGCGCAACCTCGGGGACTATGGCGGTGTGGCCGCTGTCGACCCGGAACAGGCTCGACA
It contains:
- a CDS encoding HEPN domain-containing protein; this translates as MTKEVRELLEKAEQSLGAAQILLAQGYADFAAGRAYYAMFYAAEARLLAMGLAYSKHSAVIAAFGRELVKSGRVDARLHRVLLRAFDLRNLGDYGGVAAVDPEQARQAIADAAELCAAMRQDLETAHGEQDTPYRS
- a CDS encoding nucleotidyltransferase domain-containing protein, which produces MMQVPSTIRTVLAEAKAGLAALYGQRLKGVVLFGSYARQDHLPVGSDIDLLVLLDRVEDLAAERERYLPLVCELSLKHDTVLSIIPMAQSVFETRESPLVLNVRREGVPV